In Pasteurella multocida subsp. multocida OH4807, a genomic segment contains:
- a CDS encoding carbon storage regulator (COG1551 Carbon storage regulator (could also regulate swarming and quorum sensing)), whose protein sequence is MLILTRKVGESLLIGDDISITILNIRGNQVKIGIKAPKDVSVHREEIYQRIKQALDEPQQSE, encoded by the coding sequence ATGCTAATCTTAACCCGTAAAGTTGGCGAAAGCTTACTCATCGGCGATGATATTTCTATCACGATTCTCAATATACGTGGAAATCAAGTAAAAATTGGAATCAAAGCCCCTAAAGACGTCTCTGTTCATAGGGAGGAAATTTACCAACGCATTAAACAGGCATTAGATGAGCCTCAACAATCCGAGTAA
- a CDS encoding UTP-glucose-1-phosphate uridylyltransferase (COG1210 UDP-glucose pyrophosphorylase), which translates to MKAIIPVAGLGTRMLPATKAIPKEMLTLVDKPLIQYVVNECVAAGMKEIVLVTHSSKNAIENHFDTSFELETMLEKRVKRQLLDEVRSICPKDVTIMHVRQGNAKGLGHAVLCGRPLVGNEPFAVILPDVLLADFSADQTRENLAAMVKRFEQTQVSQIMVAPVALKDVSSYGIVDCAGADLKGGESAKINSIVEKPSTEKAPSNLAVVGRYVFSSAIWDLLEKTPIGVGDEIQLTDAIDMLIEKETVEAFHMTGKTFDCGDKIGYMQAFVEYGLQHEQLGQPFKAYLKQLFHSL; encoded by the coding sequence ATGAAAGCGATTATCCCCGTAGCAGGTTTAGGTACACGTATGTTGCCTGCGACAAAAGCGATTCCAAAAGAAATGCTCACATTGGTGGATAAGCCTCTAATTCAATATGTCGTAAATGAATGTGTGGCGGCAGGCATGAAAGAAATTGTGTTGGTTACCCATTCTTCAAAAAATGCGATTGAAAACCATTTTGATACGTCGTTTGAATTAGAAACCATGCTTGAGAAGCGTGTTAAACGTCAGTTGTTGGATGAAGTGCGGTCGATCTGCCCGAAAGATGTGACCATTATGCACGTTCGCCAAGGTAATGCGAAAGGTTTAGGACATGCCGTATTATGTGGTCGTCCATTAGTGGGGAATGAGCCTTTTGCAGTTATCTTACCTGATGTCTTATTAGCTGATTTTTCAGCAGATCAAACACGTGAGAATTTAGCTGCAATGGTCAAACGTTTTGAGCAAACGCAAGTAAGTCAAATTATGGTTGCTCCCGTTGCGCTGAAAGATGTGAGTAGTTATGGTATTGTGGATTGTGCTGGAGCAGACCTAAAAGGTGGTGAGAGTGCAAAAATCAATAGTATTGTTGAAAAACCAAGTACTGAAAAAGCTCCCTCTAATTTAGCTGTTGTGGGGCGCTATGTTTTTTCTTCAGCCATTTGGGATTTGCTTGAAAAAACCCCTATTGGTGTGGGAGATGAGATTCAATTAACCGATGCGATTGATATGTTAATTGAGAAAGAAACGGTAGAAGCGTTTCATATGACTGGTAAGACATTTGACTGTGGTGATAAAATTGGCTATATGCAGGCATTTGTCGAATATGGCCTACAGCACGAGCAGTTAGGGCAACCATTTAAAGCCTATTTAAAACAGTTATTTCATTCTCTGTAA
- the alaS gene encoding alanyl-tRNA ligase (COG0013 Alanyl-tRNA synthetase): MKTTAEIRQSFLDFFHTKGHQIVASSSLVPENDPTLLFTNAGMNQFKDVFLGMDKRPYSRATTAQRCVRAGGKHNDLENVGYTARHHTFFEMLGNFSFGDYFKKDAIHFGWEFLTSPRWLGLPKEKLWVTVYETDDEAYDIWNQEVGVPAERIVRIGDNKGAPYASDNFWAMGDTGPCGPCTEIFYDHGDHIWGGPPGSPEEDGDRYIEIWNIVFMQFNRHIDGTMEALPKPSVDTGMGLERISAVLQHVNSNYEIDIFQKLIAKVSELTGEKDLNNKSLRVIADHIRSCAYLIADGVIPSNEGRGYVLRRIIRRAVRHGNLLGAKEAFFYKLVPTLIEVMAEAGTEVKEKQATVEKLLRLEEEQFARTLERGLALLDEALANVENNTLSGEVAFKLYDTYGFPLDLTADVCRERHIAIDEAGFEREMEAQRLRAQSASQFGMDYNTVIRVDGTTTFEGYTESESLAKVTALFSEGKSVECIEAGQSAVVVLENTPFYAESGGQIGDSGRLEGQGFSFDVKDTQKYGQVFGHIGELVSGSLTVGQAVNAVVDSARRHQTSLNHSATHLLHAALRQVLGTHVVQKGSLVSDVALRFDFAHPEAISKEQLFEIERLVNQQIRANHPIQTDLMELDAAKAKGAMALFGEKYADHVRVLTMGDFSIELCGGIHAKRTGDIGLFKITTETAVAAGVRRIEAITGENAISWLHQQQVLLTQSADLLKSDVSSIVEKIQQLQDKSKKSEKELQVLKEKTAMQAGSDFAKNAIKINDVAVIIQKLDCVDAKSLRVMVDDLKNQLGSAVIVFASVMDGKVNLIAGVTADLTSKVKAGELVNLLAQQVGGKGGGRPDMAMAGGTQVENVDLALSAGSEWLKTNL; this comes from the coding sequence ATGAAAACAACAGCAGAAATCAGACAATCTTTTCTCGATTTTTTCCATACTAAAGGGCATCAAATTGTAGCAAGTAGCTCACTTGTGCCAGAAAATGATCCGACTTTATTATTTACAAATGCGGGAATGAACCAATTTAAAGACGTTTTTTTAGGTATGGATAAACGTCCTTATTCTCGTGCTACTACTGCACAACGTTGTGTGCGTGCGGGCGGTAAACACAATGATTTAGAAAATGTTGGTTATACCGCGCGCCACCATACGTTTTTTGAAATGCTCGGTAATTTTAGTTTTGGTGATTATTTCAAGAAAGATGCGATCCATTTTGGTTGGGAGTTCTTGACGTCACCTCGTTGGTTAGGTTTGCCTAAAGAAAAATTATGGGTAACCGTTTACGAAACTGATGATGAGGCTTACGATATCTGGAATCAGGAAGTAGGCGTACCTGCAGAACGCATTGTTCGCATTGGCGATAATAAAGGGGCGCCTTATGCGTCCGACAACTTCTGGGCAATGGGCGATACGGGACCTTGTGGTCCCTGTACTGAGATCTTCTATGATCATGGGGATCATATTTGGGGAGGACCTCCAGGCTCACCAGAAGAAGACGGTGATCGCTATATTGAGATCTGGAATATCGTTTTCATGCAGTTTAATCGTCATATTGATGGTACAATGGAAGCGTTACCAAAACCTTCTGTTGATACAGGTATGGGACTTGAGCGTATTAGCGCGGTATTACAGCATGTTAATTCAAACTATGAAATCGATATTTTTCAAAAACTTATCGCAAAAGTATCAGAATTAACAGGCGAAAAAGATCTTAACAATAAGTCACTCCGTGTCATTGCCGATCATATTCGCTCTTGCGCTTACTTAATTGCTGACGGTGTGATTCCATCAAATGAAGGCCGTGGTTATGTATTACGCCGCATTATTCGTCGTGCGGTGCGTCATGGTAACTTACTCGGTGCAAAAGAAGCCTTCTTCTATAAATTAGTGCCAACGCTAATTGAGGTGATGGCAGAAGCTGGTACTGAAGTGAAAGAAAAACAGGCGACAGTTGAAAAATTATTGCGTTTAGAAGAAGAGCAATTTGCGCGTACCTTAGAGCGTGGCTTGGCGTTATTAGATGAAGCACTCGCTAACGTAGAAAATAACACGCTATCTGGTGAAGTGGCATTCAAACTATACGACACTTATGGCTTCCCGCTCGATTTAACTGCAGATGTATGTCGTGAACGTCATATTGCGATTGATGAAGCGGGCTTTGAGCGTGAAATGGAAGCACAGCGTTTACGTGCTCAGTCTGCTAGCCAGTTCGGCATGGATTACAACACGGTAATCCGTGTAGACGGGACGACAACCTTTGAAGGATATACTGAATCTGAATCACTTGCAAAAGTGACCGCGCTTTTCTCAGAAGGCAAGTCAGTAGAATGTATTGAAGCAGGACAAAGCGCCGTTGTTGTATTAGAAAACACGCCATTTTACGCTGAATCAGGCGGTCAAATTGGTGACAGCGGTCGTTTAGAAGGGCAAGGTTTTTCATTTGATGTCAAAGATACCCAAAAATATGGACAAGTATTTGGTCATATTGGTGAGTTAGTCAGCGGTAGTTTAACCGTTGGGCAAGCGGTAAATGCGGTAGTGGACAGTGCGCGTCGTCATCAAACATCACTTAACCACTCGGCGACACACTTATTACATGCAGCATTGCGCCAAGTATTAGGTACGCATGTAGTACAAAAAGGTTCACTTGTTTCTGATGTGGCATTGCGATTTGACTTTGCTCATCCAGAAGCGATTAGCAAGGAGCAATTATTCGAAATTGAACGCCTTGTGAATCAACAAATTCGTGCAAATCACCCGATTCAAACGGATTTGATGGAATTAGATGCCGCGAAAGCAAAAGGTGCAATGGCATTGTTTGGCGAGAAATATGCAGATCACGTCCGTGTATTAACAATGGGCGATTTCTCGATTGAATTATGTGGTGGGATTCATGCGAAACGTACTGGTGATATTGGATTATTCAAAATCACAACAGAAACTGCTGTAGCTGCAGGTGTGCGCCGTATTGAAGCGATCACAGGAGAGAATGCCATTTCTTGGTTGCATCAACAGCAAGTGTTGCTAACACAAAGTGCAGATTTATTGAAATCAGATGTGAGTTCGATTGTCGAAAAAATTCAACAGCTGCAAGATAAATCGAAAAAATCAGAAAAAGAGCTACAAGTGTTGAAAGAAAAAACAGCTATGCAAGCGGGTTCTGATTTTGCTAAAAATGCAATTAAAATTAATGATGTGGCTGTCATTATTCAGAAACTTGACTGTGTTGATGCAAAATCGCTACGTGTCATGGTGGATGATCTCAAGAATCAACTTGGTTCAGCAGTAATTGTTTTTGCCTCTGTTATGGATGGCAAAGTGAATTTAATTGCTGGTGTCACAGCGGATTTAACGAGCAAAGTGAAAGCTGGTGAGCTTGTTAACCTATTAGCACAGCAAGTTGGTGGTAAAGGTGGTGGTCGACCAGATATGGCAATGGCTGGTGGTACACAAGTTGAAAATGTGGACTTAGCACTATCTGCTGGTTCAGAATGGTTAAAAACAAACTTGTAG
- the mazG gene encoding nucleoside triphosphate pyrophosphohydrolase (COG1694 Predicted pyrophosphatase) — translation MTNSIQHFVQLIAKLRDPNGGCPWDLKQTYQSMIPCLTEETYEVIEAIQQGNMQDLKEELGDLLLQVIFFSQLATEDKHFTFDDVVNTISEKIIRRHPHVFGEKSAENEQEALQNWNDVKAQENKEKGHTSILDNIPHAFPALIRAEKLQKRCAKVGFDWSETRQVIEKVKEELDEVQQELERNEQQQDKIQEEIGDLLFAVVNLSRHLGCQPEESLRQANHKFEQRFRAVEEKLQQANKRFEQSSLIEMDLLWDEVKQEEKRHSKS, via the coding sequence ATGACAAACTCAATTCAACACTTTGTTCAGCTTATCGCAAAATTACGTGATCCAAATGGAGGGTGTCCTTGGGACCTCAAACAGACTTATCAAAGCATGATCCCTTGTTTAACCGAAGAAACCTATGAAGTGATCGAAGCGATACAACAAGGCAATATGCAGGATCTTAAGGAGGAGTTAGGTGACCTGCTGTTACAAGTCATTTTCTTTAGTCAATTGGCAACCGAAGACAAACATTTCACATTTGACGACGTTGTTAACACCATCTCTGAAAAAATCATTCGTCGTCATCCTCATGTATTTGGTGAAAAAAGTGCAGAAAATGAGCAAGAGGCACTACAAAATTGGAATGATGTCAAAGCGCAAGAAAACAAAGAAAAAGGGCATACTTCCATTTTAGATAATATTCCCCATGCCTTTCCTGCCCTAATTCGCGCAGAAAAATTGCAAAAGCGCTGTGCCAAAGTGGGTTTCGATTGGAGTGAGACTCGCCAAGTGATTGAAAAAGTCAAAGAGGAGCTAGACGAAGTTCAACAAGAACTTGAAAGAAACGAACAGCAACAAGATAAAATTCAAGAAGAGATCGGTGATTTATTATTTGCAGTCGTCAACCTCAGCCGTCACCTTGGCTGCCAGCCCGAAGAAAGTTTACGCCAAGCAAATCACAAATTTGAACAACGTTTTCGTGCGGTTGAAGAAAAATTACAACAAGCCAATAAAAGATTCGAACAGAGTTCACTCATCGAAATGGACTTACTTTGGGATGAAGTAAAACAGGAAGAAAAACGTCACTCAAAAAGTTAA
- a CDS encoding ketol-acid reductoisomerase (COG0059 Ketol-acid reductoisomerase), with protein MANYFNTLNLRQQLDQLGRCRFMDRNEFANEADYLKGKKIVIVGCGAQGLNQGLNMRDSGLDISYALRPEAIAEKRASFQRATENGFKVGTYQELIPTADLVVNLTPDKQHSKVVADVMPLMKQGAALGYSHGLNIVEVGEQIRKDITVVMVAPKCPGTEVREEYKRGFGVPTLIAVHPENDPNGDGLEIAKAWAAATGGHRAGVLESSFVAEVKSDLMGEQTILCGMLQAGSIVCYDKLVADGKDPAYAGKLIQYGWETITEALKQGGITLMMDRLSNSAKLRAFELSEQIKEKMTALFEKHMDDILSGEFSSTMMADWANGDANLLKWREETSKTAFENAPKYEGKISEQEYFDHGVLMVAMVKAGVELAFDTMVASGIYEESAYYESLHELPLIANTIARKRLYEMNVVISDTAEYGNYLFANVAAPILAKEIVPTLQKGDLGEPTPAVEIDNITLRDVNDAIRNHPIELVGQELRGYMTDMKRISFN; from the coding sequence ATGGCTAACTATTTCAATACATTAAATTTACGCCAACAATTAGATCAATTAGGTCGTTGTCGTTTTATGGATCGCAATGAATTTGCAAATGAAGCGGATTATTTAAAAGGCAAAAAAATTGTCATCGTTGGTTGTGGCGCACAAGGGCTAAACCAAGGCTTGAATATGCGTGATTCTGGTTTGGATATTAGCTATGCACTTCGTCCAGAAGCGATTGCAGAAAAACGCGCATCGTTCCAACGTGCTACTGAAAATGGTTTTAAAGTGGGCACGTATCAAGAGCTTATTCCAACGGCAGATCTTGTGGTGAACTTAACGCCAGACAAACAACACTCAAAAGTCGTAGCAGACGTCATGCCATTGATGAAACAAGGTGCGGCACTTGGTTATTCGCACGGTTTGAATATCGTGGAAGTAGGCGAGCAAATCCGTAAAGATATCACTGTGGTGATGGTGGCGCCGAAATGCCCGGGTACAGAAGTGCGTGAAGAATATAAACGTGGCTTTGGTGTGCCAACATTAATTGCGGTTCACCCTGAAAATGATCCAAATGGTGATGGTTTAGAAATTGCAAAAGCTTGGGCGGCGGCAACTGGTGGTCATCGTGCGGGCGTGCTTGAGTCTTCATTTGTTGCAGAAGTGAAATCAGACTTAATGGGTGAGCAAACCATTCTTTGTGGTATGTTGCAAGCGGGTTCTATCGTTTGCTACGACAAATTAGTGGCTGACGGTAAAGATCCCGCTTATGCAGGTAAATTGATTCAGTACGGCTGGGAAACCATTACTGAAGCCCTAAAACAAGGTGGAATCACCTTAATGATGGATCGTTTATCTAACTCTGCAAAATTGCGTGCATTTGAACTTTCAGAGCAAATTAAAGAAAAAATGACCGCACTTTTCGAGAAACATATGGACGACATTCTTAGCGGTGAGTTTTCATCAACAATGATGGCAGACTGGGCAAATGGCGATGCGAACCTGTTAAAATGGCGTGAAGAAACCAGTAAAACGGCATTTGAAAATGCACCAAAATATGAAGGCAAAATCAGCGAGCAAGAATATTTTGATCACGGTGTGTTAATGGTTGCGATGGTGAAAGCAGGTGTTGAATTGGCTTTCGATACAATGGTAGCGAGCGGTATTTATGAAGAGTCGGCTTATTATGAGTCATTGCACGAGCTTCCATTAATCGCTAATACCATTGCACGTAAACGCTTATACGAAATGAACGTGGTAATTTCGGATACTGCTGAATATGGTAACTATTTATTCGCCAATGTAGCAGCGCCAATTCTTGCGAAAGAAATCGTGCCAACCTTACAAAAAGGTGACTTAGGTGAGCCAACGCCAGCAGTTGAAATCGACAATATCACGCTACGTGATGTGAATGATGCGATTCGTAACCATCCGATTGAATTGGTGGGGCAGGAGTTGCGTGGTTATATGACCGATATGAAACGCATTTCATTTAACTAA
- a CDS encoding universal stress protein A (COG0589 Universal stress protein UspA and related nucleotide-binding proteins) — protein sequence MYKHVLVAVDLSDESAFLLEKAAGVARRNDAKLSIIHVDVNFSDLYTGLIDVNMASMQDRISTETQQTLMQLADNASYPVTEKLSGSGDLGQVLADAIEKYDIDLLVTGHHQDFWSKLMSSTRQVMNNISVDMLVVPLRDE from the coding sequence ATGTATAAACACGTATTAGTAGCAGTAGATCTTTCTGATGAAAGTGCATTTTTATTAGAAAAAGCCGCTGGCGTCGCAAGACGAAATGACGCTAAACTATCTATTATTCACGTTGATGTAAACTTTTCTGATCTGTACACAGGATTGATTGATGTGAATATGGCATCTATGCAAGATCGTATCTCAACAGAAACGCAACAAACTTTGATGCAATTAGCGGATAATGCCAGCTATCCTGTCACTGAAAAATTAAGTGGAAGTGGTGATTTAGGTCAAGTATTAGCTGATGCAATTGAAAAATACGATATTGATTTACTTGTTACTGGTCATCACCAAGACTTTTGGAGTAAACTAATGTCATCGACCCGTCAGGTGATGAATAACATTTCTGTAGATATGTTAGTTGTTCCATTACGTGATGAATAA
- a CDS encoding hypothetical protein (COG1972 Nucleoside permease), producing the protein MGTLISILGIVVLLAIAFLLSNNRKAINFRTVFGALSIQFIIGALILYVPVGRDALNWLAGGVQKVIDYGNEGINFVFGGLADPSKFGFIFAVKVLPTIVFFSALISLLYYIGVMQWIIKIIGGGLQKLLGTSKAESMSAAANIFVGQTEAPLIVKPYISKMTESELFAIMCGGLASIAGSVMAAYAGLGVPLPYLIAASFMAAPAGLLFAKILYPQTEKFTDDLEQVAEEKPANILDAAAGGALSGMQLALNVGAMLIAFVALIALLNGILGGIGGLFDMPELSLGLILGWVFKPLAWVVGVEWNEAEIAGRMIGTKLAINEFVAYLDFAAYLGNEAPAMLSEKTKAIITFALCGFANFSSIAILIGGLGGMAPNRRGDIARLGIKAVIAGSLANLMSATIAGLFIGLGGVALS; encoded by the coding sequence TTATTAGCCATTGCATTCTTGCTTTCTAATAATCGCAAAGCCATTAATTTCCGCACTGTGTTTGGTGCACTTTCTATCCAATTTATTATTGGTGCCTTAATTCTTTATGTCCCTGTTGGGCGTGATGCATTAAACTGGTTGGCTGGTGGGGTTCAAAAAGTTATCGACTATGGTAACGAAGGGATTAACTTTGTATTTGGTGGCTTAGCAGATCCATCAAAATTCGGTTTCATTTTCGCCGTCAAAGTCTTACCAACAATTGTTTTCTTCTCAGCCTTAATCTCATTACTTTACTACATCGGTGTGATGCAGTGGATCATCAAAATCATCGGTGGGGGATTACAAAAATTACTCGGCACATCAAAAGCAGAATCGATGTCTGCCGCAGCGAATATTTTCGTTGGTCAAACTGAAGCTCCGTTAATTGTTAAACCTTATATCAGCAAAATGACAGAATCTGAGCTATTTGCCATTATGTGTGGTGGTTTAGCGTCTATCGCGGGTTCGGTAATGGCAGCTTATGCAGGATTAGGCGTACCTTTACCTTACTTAATTGCGGCGTCATTTATGGCTGCACCAGCAGGTTTATTATTCGCCAAAATTCTTTATCCTCAAACAGAAAAATTCACTGATGATTTAGAACAAGTTGCCGAAGAAAAACCAGCGAACATTTTGGATGCGGCTGCTGGCGGGGCATTATCAGGTATGCAATTAGCCCTTAATGTTGGTGCAATGTTAATCGCATTCGTTGCGTTAATCGCATTATTAAACGGTATCTTAGGTGGTATTGGTGGCTTATTTGATATGCCAGAATTATCACTTGGTTTAATTCTCGGTTGGGTCTTCAAACCATTAGCATGGGTTGTCGGGGTTGAATGGAACGAAGCCGAAATTGCAGGTCGTATGATCGGAACAAAACTTGCGATCAATGAATTTGTCGCATACTTAGATTTCGCAGCTTACTTAGGCAATGAAGCGCCTGCGATGTTAAGTGAAAAAACCAAAGCAATTATCACATTTGCATTATGTGGTTTCGCTAACTTCAGCTCTATCGCCATCTTAATTGGTGGATTAGGTGGGATGGCGCCAAATCGCCGTGGTGATATTGCACGCTTAGGTATCAAAGCGGTTATCGCAGGTTCATTAGCTAACTTAATGAGTGCGACAATCGCAGGTTTATTCATCGGTTTAGGTGGTGTCGCATTAAGCTAA
- the deoD gene encoding purine nucleoside phosphorylase (COG0813 Purine-nucleoside phosphorylase) — MTPHINAPAGAFADVVLMPGDPLRAKYIAETFLDDVKEVTNVRNMLGYTGTYKGRKISVMGHGMGIPSCSIYTKELITEYGVKKIIRVGSCGAVRMDVKLRDVVIGIGACTDSKVNRIRFKDHDFAAIADFDMTLAAVQAAKAKGVNVRVGNLFSADLFYSPDGDMFDVMEKYGILGVEMEAAGIYGVAAEFGAKALTICTVSDHIRTHEQTTAEERQLTFNDMIEIALESVLIGDQA, encoded by the coding sequence ATGACTCCACATATTAACGCGCCAGCAGGTGCATTTGCAGATGTTGTTCTGATGCCAGGCGATCCACTACGTGCAAAATACATTGCGGAAACTTTCTTGGACGATGTCAAAGAAGTCACTAACGTACGTAATATGTTAGGTTACACGGGTACTTACAAAGGTCGTAAAATTTCAGTGATGGGGCATGGTATGGGGATTCCATCTTGCTCAATTTATACAAAAGAACTGATTACAGAGTATGGTGTGAAAAAAATCATTCGTGTTGGTTCTTGTGGTGCAGTACGTATGGATGTCAAGCTACGTGATGTTGTTATTGGCATCGGTGCATGTACTGACTCCAAAGTCAACCGTATTCGTTTTAAAGATCATGACTTTGCAGCAATCGCAGACTTTGACATGACATTAGCCGCAGTACAAGCAGCAAAAGCAAAAGGCGTAAACGTACGTGTAGGTAACTTATTCTCTGCAGACTTATTCTACAGCCCAGATGGTGACATGTTTGATGTCATGGAAAAATATGGCATCTTAGGTGTTGAAATGGAAGCTGCTGGTATCTATGGTGTTGCTGCTGAATTTGGCGCAAAAGCGCTAACTATCTGCACTGTGTCTGATCATATTCGTACTCATGAACAAACGACGGCAGAAGAACGTCAATTAACCTTCAATGATATGATTGAAATTGCACTAGAATCTGTCTTGATTGGCGATCAAGCCTAA
- a CDS encoding transcriptional repressor protein MetJ (COG3060 Transcriptional regulator of met regulon) gives MANWDGKYISPYAEHGKKSEQVKKITVSIPIKVLEILTNERTRRQIRNLRHATNSELLCEAFLHAFTGQPLPTDEDLLKERHDEIPEEAKKRMRELGINPEDWEY, from the coding sequence ATGGCAAATTGGGATGGTAAATATATTAGCCCTTACGCGGAACATGGTAAGAAAAGCGAGCAAGTCAAAAAAATTACTGTATCAATTCCGATTAAAGTATTAGAAATCTTGACTAATGAACGTACGCGCCGACAAATTCGTAATTTGCGCCATGCGACAAACAGTGAATTACTTTGCGAGGCATTTTTACATGCTTTTACTGGTCAGCCTTTACCGACAGATGAGGATCTGTTAAAAGAGCGTCATGATGAGATTCCTGAGGAAGCAAAGAAAAGAATGCGTGAATTGGGTATTAATCCTGAAGATTGGGAATACTAA
- a CDS encoding DNA-binding transcriptional regulator IlvY (COG0583 Transcriptional regulator), with protein sequence MNFTDLKLFLHLCETKNFAKTATQNHMSPSTLSRQIQRMEEELGQPLFVRDNRQVALTEAGEKFIPFAQQSWAEWQQIKQQLRYNPKQALTGELKLFCSVTAAYSHLPTILERFRTRYPKVEIQLTTGDPSLALQQIQTQQADIALAGRPKNLPNGIEFHYIDEISLSLIAPRIACPATQLLQQPTIDWQQIPFILPVEGPARQRIDQWFKQQKIKHPKIYATVAGHEAIMPMVALGCGVAMLPDVVIKNSPMNSQVSILQVSNPIAPFELGICVQKKCLTQPLVRAFWQALE encoded by the coding sequence TTGAACTTCACCGATCTCAAACTGTTTCTACATCTTTGTGAAACAAAAAACTTTGCTAAAACGGCGACACAAAACCATATGTCGCCTTCTACTTTATCGCGCCAAATTCAGCGCATGGAAGAAGAATTGGGGCAACCACTTTTCGTGCGTGATAATCGACAAGTGGCACTCACTGAAGCAGGGGAAAAATTTATTCCATTTGCACAACAAAGTTGGGCGGAATGGCAGCAAATTAAGCAACAATTACGTTATAACCCAAAACAAGCACTCACTGGTGAATTGAAATTATTCTGTTCAGTAACGGCTGCTTATAGCCATTTGCCGACAATATTAGAACGTTTTCGCACACGTTATCCGAAAGTAGAAATTCAGCTCACTACGGGTGATCCTTCCCTTGCGCTACAACAAATTCAAACACAGCAAGCAGATATTGCGTTGGCGGGTCGTCCGAAAAATTTACCAAATGGCATTGAATTTCACTACATTGATGAGATTAGCTTATCGCTGATTGCCCCTCGCATTGCTTGTCCTGCTACACAATTACTTCAACAACCAACAATCGATTGGCAACAAATCCCGTTTATTCTGCCAGTAGAAGGCCCAGCGCGTCAGCGTATTGATCAATGGTTTAAACAACAGAAAATCAAACATCCGAAAATTTATGCCACCGTGGCGGGTCACGAAGCGATTATGCCGATGGTTGCCTTGGGTTGCGGTGTAGCGATGTTACCTGATGTAGTCATTAAGAATAGCCCAATGAATAGCCAAGTCTCCATTTTGCAAGTCAGTAATCCAATCGCCCCTTTCGAGCTGGGGATTTGTGTCCAGAAAAAATGCTTAACGCAACCATTAGTGCGTGCATTTTGGCAAGCCTTAGAGTAA